One part of the Lotus japonicus ecotype B-129 chromosome 2, LjGifu_v1.2 genome encodes these proteins:
- the LOC130735882 gene encoding brassinosteroid-responsive RING protein 1-like — protein MGFPVSYTELVLPKLVVQLISMLGFIRKLVTILFCYLGLDPDIAWPERMPEFQSVSALLVEEILPVTKFSELQQKVDSSSPPPESCAVCLYDFEGEDEIRSLMNCRHIFHRSCLDRWIMGYDHRTCPLCRTPFIPHHIQQDYGFNDTVWAASGIPDSYSY, from the coding sequence ATGGGATTTCCAGTTAGTTACACAGAGCTTGTTCTGCCAAAGCTGGTTGTGCAGCTCATTTCCATGTTGGGTTTCATAAGGAAACTCGTGACAATCCTCTTCTGCTACCTGGGTCTCGACCCTGACATTGCGTGGCCGGAGAGGATGCCGGAGTTCCAATCGGTGTCCGCCCTGCTCGTCGAAGAAATCCTGCCGGTGACAAAGTTCTCGGAGCTGCAGCAGAAGGTGGACAGCAGCAGCCCTCCTCCGGAGAGCTGCGCGGTCTGCCTCTACGACTTTGAAGGAGAGGACGAGATCAGAAGCCTCATGAATTGCCGCCACATCTTCCACCGGAGCTGCCTTGACCGTTGGATCATGGGGTATGATCACAGAACATGTCCTCTGTGCCGGACACCCTTCATACCCCATCATATTCAGCAAGATTATGGATTCAATGACACAGTCTGGGCAGCTTCTGGGATCCCTGACTCTTACAGTTACTAG